In the Mya arenaria isolate MELC-2E11 chromosome 11, ASM2691426v1 genome, one interval contains:
- the LOC128209593 gene encoding DNA-directed RNA polymerase II subunit RPB9-like, with the protein MDLYDQHDDGPGFVGIKFCKECNNMLYPKEDKESRNLLYACRNCDYQQIAENPCIYVNKITHEVDELTQIIGDVIADPTLPRTDDHPCPRCGHKESVFFQSHSTRAEEGMRLYYVCTNSQCIHRWTE; encoded by the exons ATGGATCTATATGATCAACACGATGATGGTCCTGGATTCGTTGGAATCAAGTTTTGTAAAGAATG cAATAACATGCTGTATCCAAAGGAAGATAAAGAGAGCAGGAATCTTCTGTATGCT tgCAGAAACTGTGACTACCAACAGATTGCAGAAAACCCTTGCATATATGTGAACAAAATCACTCATGAAGTGGA TGAGCTGACACAGATTATCGGTGATGTTATCGCTGACCCTACACTGCCTCGGACAGATGACCATCCATGTCCAAGATGCGGTCACAAGGAATCAGTCTTCTTCCAGTCTCACAGTACCCGTGCTGAG GAGGGGATGCGGCTCTACTATGTGTGTACAAACAGCCAATGTATTCATCGCTGGACCGAATAA